In Streptomyces venezuelae, the sequence CCTCGTGTGCATCAGGCCGGCCTTCCTCAGGACGCCCAGATGCCGCGACACCTCCGGCGCGGTGATCCCGTACACGGTCGCCAGCTCGCTCGTCGTGAACGGGGCCCGGGCCAGACTCCGGCACAGCATCATCCGCATGGGGTGCGCCAGCGCCTCCATCCGCCGCTGCAGCAGCTCCACCGAGCCGGGCTCGGAGGCCAGTTCGGGGGAGCCGAGCGGATAGTGGACCACCGGCCGCCAGCCCGGCGCGTGCAGCACCAGCAGATGCGGCCAGCCGAAGTTGGTCGGCACGAAGACCAGGCCGGTGCCTATTCGGTCGTCGGTCGCGGTCGTCGATCCGTGGACCATCTTGTCGGCGGTGATCGTCGTGCCGCCCTCGTCGACGCTGAGGGCGGCCGAGACCTCCTTCAGCACGGCCGGCAGCCCCTTGCGGCGCAGCACCTCCGTCTTGTGCCGGGCGTCGGCGCTCTGCCCGGGCTCCACGCGCTTCCACGTCTCGGCGAAGAAGGCCTCGTCGCAGTCCTCCAGGAGGCGCCGCACCCACACCCGGACGGCGGCCGTGTCGTCGAGGAGCCGCATGGAGAAGTCCAGCTGACGCGGGCCGCGGGCGGCGGCCGTCTCCAGAGCCTTGGCCCGCGCCGCCGGGTTGTCCAGGGGCGAGGAGGAGGGGCCGCCCTCGTTGTAGAGCGCCAGCCAGCACTGCTCCAGGGCGGCGCGCACGAACCGCTCGTCGTCCAGCCGGTCGAGTACGTCCAGCGCCTCGGCCAGCGTCGCGGCGGGCTGCCCGGTTCCGCCGGGCAGCCCGGCGAACGGCATGAAGATGTCGGAGAACGAGCTCCGCCACATGAAGTCGGCCTCCAGCAGCCGGTCCGCGAGGCACGGATCGAGCGAGGCGGCGGTGGCGGTGGTCCAGGAGGCCAGCCCGGGGTGGTGCGCGGGCTGGGAGAGCGCGTGCAGGGCCATGCAGAGCTCGGCGAGCGGGGAGGGCGCGAAAGTGATCCGCTCGGGGGGCAGGCCTGCGATGTCGATCGTGACGCTCATCTGGCCATTCTGTCGTTCCGTGCAGGCCGGGGAGACGGGGGCGCTGCTTCCGGCCCGGCCGTACGGGTGGCCGGGGGCGGCCCGGCCCGGCGGCCGGACGAGTGATCGTTTCCGGCCGCCGGGGTGCTTTCGAGCCGTCGATTGACGGGGAACGTTAAATGTCGTGCGCGATACCGCCGACAGGGTGAGGCTTGAGGCATGACCGCGAACGAGCAGTACATGATCGACACCTGGCGGGCGTCCCAGCAGGGCGCGCCGATGCCCCCGCCGCCCGGGCGCGACGACGTCGCAGTGCTCCGCTCACTGCGCACGTACGAGCAGGCCAGAGCCGTGATGGACGGCAGATCGGGCCGCCACCCCTGGCGGGCGGCCCTGCGCCGGATATTCGTCCGCCCACAGGCGTCCTGACCCCCGTACCGGGGGCGGGCTCATGAGGTGCCGGCGCCCTTCAGAGCCCGGAGGAAGGCCGACCAGGCGGTCTGCGAGACGCTGAGGTACGCCTCGCCGGGATCGGCGCTCCCCGCCACCTTCACGTCTGCGCCGGGTGCGGCCGCAGCCACGTGAACACAGGCCTCTCCCTCCTGGCAGAACGACGACTTTCGCCAGTTGAGGTGAGTCATGGGGCCTCCTCGGTTCACAGGGCGCGCAGGATGCTGTGGATGAAATCCCGGCTCTCTTCACAGCCGAGGGCCGAGACCTCCATGCGGTCCAGAAGCAGCCGGTACTTGGCGAGCTGGGCCTCGGCGTCGACCAGGGCGGGGCCGTGGGACTGGTCGAGGTGGACGGTGTCGAGCTGCGGTACGGGCCCGTGGACGTAGTAGATCGACTGGCCGGATCCGGGGAAGGAACCCGCGTCGAAGGGGATCACCAGAATCCGGACATGGCTCAGCTCTCCCATCTCCAGCAAGTGGGCCAGCTGAGCCTTCACGACGGGGTACCCGCCGAACTTCATCCGCAGGGCAGCCTCGTGGATGATCGCGGTGTACGGGGCAGGGTCGTCACGGTGGAGGACCTCCTGCCGCTGGATCCGGTGGGCGACGCGCCGCTCCACGTCGGCTTGGGGGAGGGGCGGCAGCACGTGCCCGAAGATCTCCCGGGCGTGCTCCGCCGTCTGCAGCAGTCCGGGCACGTGGGCGGTGTAGGCGGCACGTAGTGCCAGGCCGTGATGCTCCAGCTCGGCGAGATCGAGCAGGCCCGGCGGCAGAAGTTCCCGGTACTGCTCCCACCAGCCCTTCGTGCGGTCGCTCGCCATGGCGGCCAGTGCGTCGACGAGTCGGGCGTCGCACACGGAGTACACCTGCGCCATGGCGTGCACCCGCTCGGGGCTGACCCCGAATCTGCCCGTCTCCACGTTGCTCAGCTGTCCCTGGCTGGTGCCGAGTTGACGCGCGGCCTCAGTTGCCGTGAGCCCGGAGCGCTCGCGCAATTTGCGCAGCTCGACGGCGACGCGGATGCGTCGGGCCGTAAGTGCTGCCCGCCCCGCCATGGCACTCCCTTCCCGCAGCTGTCTCACTCACACGAGCGAATGAGGGCCTGGATCCCGCAGGATTCGCGCAAATAACACTTGCGCGCCCCTAATCTGAGACGTGGGCCACCCGCCCGGAAGTACCCCGCTCGACGGAGCGGCACGGTCACCGGGCAGCAAGTGCGACGCGACCAACACCCCTCCGTGATCGGAGACTTCCATGCCTGCCACCGTATCCCCGTCGTGGGCCTACAGCCTGCAACTCCCACAAGATCCCCGCGCCCCCGGCCTCGCCCGCCAGACCCTGCGCTCCGTGCTCCGGACGCACGCGATGGGCTCGCTCGTCGAGACGGCCGAGCTGCTCGCCGGGGAGTTGCTCGCCAACGCCTACCTCTACTCCGACGGCCCGTACACCCTCCGGCTCCGCGCCATGGAGGCCACCCGGCTGCGGGTCAGCGTCTGGGACGACAACCCGCACATCCCGCCGCCCTTCGGAGCGGACCGCCCCGCCGGACCGCCGCACTGGGGCGCCGAGCACGGCCGCGGACTGTTCCTCGTGCGGGCGTACGCCGACAACTGGGGCGGCTACCCCCTCGCGGGAACGGGACCGTACGGCGGCTCCGGAGGGAAGCTGCTCTGGGTCGAGGTCCACGCCTGAGCCGGGGCGGGACCGTACACACCGGTACGGGCCCGCCCCGGCGGCGTCACTCGAAGTTGGGCGCGTTGCGCTGGTACACCAGCCGCAGCCCGATCAGCGTCAGCCACGGCTCGTGGTCGTCGATCACCGAGGACTCGCCCAGCACCATCGGTGCCAGCCCGCCCGTGGCGATGACCCGCACGTCGTCCGGGTCGCCGTGCGGTCCGGCCAGCTCCTTCGCCATCCGGGTCACGACCCCGTCGACCTGCCCGGCGAAGCCGTAGACCACGCCCGACTGCATCGCCTCGACCGTGGACTTCCCGATCACGTTCCGCGGCCGGGCCAGCTCGATCTTCCGCAGCTGGGCGCCCCGTACGCCGAGCGCCTCCATCGAGATCTCGATGCCCGGGGCGATCACCCCGCCCACGTACTCGCCCTTCGCGGACACCGCGTCGAAGGTGGTCGCCGTACCGAAGTCGACCACGATCGCCGGGCCCCCGTAGAGCTCGACCGCCGCGACCGCGTTGATGATGCGGTCCGCGCCGACCTCCTTCGGGTTGTCCATCAGGATCGGCACGCCCGTCTTGATCCCGGGCTCCACCAGCACCGCCGGCACGTCGCCGTAGTAGCGCCGGGTCACCTCGCGAAGCTCGTGCAGGACCGACGGCACCGTCGAGCAGATCGCGATGCCGTGGATCCCGTCGCCCAGCTCGCTGCCGAGCATCGGGTGCATGCCCATCAGGCCCTGCATCAGCACGGCCATCTCGTCGGCCGTGCGCCGCGGGTCGGTCGAGATACGCCAGTGCTCGACGATCTCGTCACCGTCGAACAGGCCCAGGACCGTGTGGGTGTTGCCTACGTCGATGGTGAGGAGCACGGGTTACACCGCCTCGCGCAGATCGAGCCCGATGTCCAGGATCGGCGAGGAGTGGGTCAGCGCGCCGACCGCCAGGT encodes:
- a CDS encoding helix-turn-helix domain-containing protein, with the protein product MAGRAALTARRIRVAVELRKLRERSGLTATEAARQLGTSQGQLSNVETGRFGVSPERVHAMAQVYSVCDARLVDALAAMASDRTKGWWEQYRELLPPGLLDLAELEHHGLALRAAYTAHVPGLLQTAEHAREIFGHVLPPLPQADVERRVAHRIQRQEVLHRDDPAPYTAIIHEAALRMKFGGYPVVKAQLAHLLEMGELSHVRILVIPFDAGSFPGSGQSIYYVHGPVPQLDTVHLDQSHGPALVDAEAQLAKYRLLLDRMEVSALGCEESRDFIHSILRAL
- a CDS encoding DUF397 domain-containing protein, coding for MTHLNWRKSSFCQEGEACVHVAAAAPGADVKVAGSADPGEAYLSVSQTAWSAFLRALKGAGTS
- a CDS encoding DUF5937 family protein, translated to MSVTIDIAGLPPERITFAPSPLAELCMALHALSQPAHHPGLASWTTATAASLDPCLADRLLEADFMWRSSFSDIFMPFAGLPGGTGQPAATLAEALDVLDRLDDERFVRAALEQCWLALYNEGGPSSSPLDNPAARAKALETAAARGPRQLDFSMRLLDDTAAVRVWVRRLLEDCDEAFFAETWKRVEPGQSADARHKTEVLRRKGLPAVLKEVSAALSVDEGGTTITADKMVHGSTTATDDRIGTGLVFVPTNFGWPHLLVLHAPGWRPVVHYPLGSPELASEPGSVELLQRRMEALAHPMRMMLCRSLARAPFTTSELATVYGITAPEVSRHLGVLRKAGLMHTRRQGRYAQHQLDLPAVARIGSDFIEGILR
- a CDS encoding ATP-binding protein gives rise to the protein MPATVSPSWAYSLQLPQDPRAPGLARQTLRSVLRTHAMGSLVETAELLAGELLANAYLYSDGPYTLRLRAMEATRLRVSVWDDNPHIPPPFGADRPAGPPHWGAEHGRGLFLVRAYADNWGGYPLAGTGPYGGSGGKLLWVEVHA
- a CDS encoding type III pantothenate kinase encodes the protein MLLTIDVGNTHTVLGLFDGDEIVEHWRISTDPRRTADEMAVLMQGLMGMHPMLGSELGDGIHGIAICSTVPSVLHELREVTRRYYGDVPAVLVEPGIKTGVPILMDNPKEVGADRIINAVAAVELYGGPAIVVDFGTATTFDAVSAKGEYVGGVIAPGIEISMEALGVRGAQLRKIELARPRNVIGKSTVEAMQSGVVYGFAGQVDGVVTRMAKELAGPHGDPDDVRVIATGGLAPMVLGESSVIDDHEPWLTLIGLRLVYQRNAPNFE